One genomic segment of Vibrio penaeicida includes these proteins:
- a CDS encoding acyl-CoA thioesterase: protein MDSMLKDFPVVTEIQVAWGEMDALQHVNNVVYFRYFETARLDYFNKIGLLVDMSKTHIGPVLRDTQCRYKLPITYPDTLFIGSRVIDIQDDRITMEYQAFSKKWGKIATIGTATGVMFDFKDNVKTDIPESVRASILALEKQVGNALDK from the coding sequence ATGGATTCAATGCTTAAAGACTTTCCTGTGGTAACTGAAATTCAAGTTGCTTGGGGAGAAATGGATGCACTTCAGCATGTGAATAATGTGGTGTATTTCCGCTATTTTGAAACCGCTCGACTCGATTACTTCAATAAAATCGGTCTTTTAGTCGACATGTCTAAAACGCACATAGGTCCCGTGTTACGAGATACACAGTGTCGGTACAAATTGCCGATCACCTATCCAGACACCCTTTTTATTGGCAGCCGAGTTATCGACATCCAAGATGATCGTATTACGATGGAATACCAAGCGTTCAGTAAGAAGTGGGGAAAAATCGCGACAATCGGTACCGCGACAGGAGTGATGTTTGATTTTAAAGACAATGTTAAAACCGATATTCCAGAGAGTGTTAGAGCTTCGATTTTGGCGTTAGAAAAGCAGGTAGGAAACGCACTGGATAAATAA
- a CDS encoding VF530 family protein, translated as MMTDEERIELQQNNPLHGLKLETLLQELVDFYGWDILDTAMRFNCFNTKPSIASSVKYLKKTDWAREKIENFYLYRFKRMPRASAEEYDLPPRARTFPHGLKPKDPMVLTVDSILKSQAKAASAHKERSSKNRNFRRQK; from the coding sequence ATGATGACAGATGAAGAAAGAATTGAACTGCAACAAAACAACCCATTGCACGGGCTTAAGCTAGAAACCTTGCTGCAAGAATTGGTCGATTTTTACGGTTGGGATATTCTTGATACTGCAATGCGATTCAACTGCTTTAATACCAAGCCATCGATAGCAAGCAGCGTTAAATATTTAAAAAAGACCGATTGGGCGAGAGAGAAGATCGAAAACTTCTACCTTTACCGCTTCAAACGTATGCCACGAGCTTCCGCTGAAGAATATGACTTGCCGCCGCGTGCTCGCACGTTTCCACATGGTCTTAAGCCGAAAGATCCAATGGTATTAACCGTTGATTCTATTTTAAAGTCACAAGCTAAAGCGGCTTCTGCTCACAAAGAGCGCTCCTCGAAAAATCGAAACTTCCGCCGCCAGAAATAG
- a CDS encoding RDD family protein, translating to MVEQKDHEHVNSMEPKLASRWSRFWATFIDNLVFSGLAIGSYYVFPSLQIVFQSVTTQIIALIYYFSIYVLCQSYFIHKYGQTIGKNVFEIAVVNVSDGQKARFSPFVFKRMLLMGIVYFIPIVNIVVIIANVLFIFRKDRRCIHDLIAGTRVIDISKPPKPLFNE from the coding sequence ATGGTGGAACAAAAGGATCATGAACATGTCAATTCAATGGAGCCGAAGTTAGCTTCAAGGTGGTCTCGGTTTTGGGCAACCTTTATTGATAATCTCGTATTTTCTGGTCTTGCTATAGGCAGTTACTATGTATTTCCGAGCCTTCAAATCGTATTTCAATCAGTAACTACACAGATTATCGCTTTGATCTACTACTTCTCAATTTACGTGTTGTGCCAAAGCTATTTTATTCACAAATACGGCCAAACTATTGGCAAGAATGTGTTCGAGATAGCCGTTGTTAACGTAAGCGATGGGCAGAAAGCTCGCTTCTCGCCTTTTGTTTTTAAACGTATGCTTCTTATGGGAATCGTCTATTTTATTCCCATTGTAAATATCGTGGTTATAATTGCTAACGTATTGTTTATATTTAGAAAAGATAGACGTTGTATCCATGATCTTATTGCCGGAACGCGTGTTATAGATATCAGTAAGCCACCTAAACCTTTGTTTAACGAGTAA
- a CDS encoding RidA family protein, protein MIERKRGNYQGRNKSSAYKDLVWTVATSSDTSLDIIGQTELTLETIQNNLIELNSDKSKIVSAQVYIANMSDKPKMDKVWCDWMGSNPDHWPQRACLGVDLEGDVLIEVTVTVVRDNED, encoded by the coding sequence ATGATTGAAAGGAAACGCGGTAATTACCAGGGAAGAAACAAATCATCGGCTTACAAAGATCTTGTGTGGACGGTAGCCACGTCTTCAGATACGTCTCTCGATATTATTGGGCAAACCGAACTTACGTTGGAAACCATTCAAAATAACCTGATTGAATTGAACAGTGACAAATCCAAAATCGTATCTGCTCAGGTTTACATCGCTAACATGTCTGATAAGCCTAAAATGGACAAAGTTTGGTGCGACTGGATGGGAAGCAACCCCGATCACTGGCCTCAAAGAGCGTGCTTAGGTGTGGATCTAGAAGGGGACGTATTGATTGAAGTCACTGTGACCGTGGTACGTGACAACGAGGATTAA